The DNA segment aTTTCCAACCATGTGCTTTGTCCACTTCACAATTCATATAAATGTAATGGCAGTGTACACAGGCATCACAGGCACAAATGACAAATGGTTTGGTACAAGAATTAACCTATTTACCTTACTTAATGGGGTTGTGGAGTCTTGAACACAATACTAATGTAAATCATACAAGAGTCTTAACATTATACCGATGAAAACATTGTGTCACTACATTTCTTTTTAATTGTCTCTAaggcttaaatattataaaaagtaatcAGCTTGTGGCTTCTTGGAAGGTACCCCTCTTGACTCTTGCGGAGCCGCTTCGAATATTGTGAATTCTCGTTGGAGGTTTTCATTTAATTCTAAAATAGCTGCTACATTCCCACATctgcaaaattattattattaacatctctcattataatttttatttttattaaataaggagggcaaatgagcaaaaggttcacctgatggaaagcaactaccatacAATAAcaacataagaagagctgcaggtacgtcgCCGGCCTTTATAATGACAACTACTTGAAACTTCATAATAAGATGTGTGTAACCAACCTGTAGCAGTAATTAGGAGCAGACCAGACAGTCAACACAGTCTCATTAAAATGCCATTTGTAGCCTTCCATAACAAGTTGATGCGCTCTGCAAATCATGTCAATGTCATTTGAAACATTAAACTGAGCTACTACATCGGATCCAAACAAGTATCCCGCACCACGTGGCGACACACCCCAGCCCTGTGTATCTGAAAATAGACAACATTGTTTAAGGgccttcccctacggagattccgtaatttaccgcaTTTAGAGCCTCTtatactcataatttgaaagctacaaagttataataaaatacaacaatGATCTTTAGTATATCAATATttctttccccgttttaaatattctattttgtttattatactcatgatattagcttccaaagtaataccaatttataaaaattgaagcatactttcagcatctccttagtatttacgattttttttttctcctttTCTGCTATCAGCAATCAGCTTTATGCAAGCTATAATCTGATGGAGTCGCTTTTAATAGGAGTAAGTGGATGTTGTTCCCTTGAACATCATTCCATGTCTAAAATCTGTTTCCTTTTAAAGCGAACAGTGTCTCCTGTAGTATTAAGGAGATTTTGCGCAAGTACATTTTGGTGTTCTGTAAGTCTGTTCTTATATTTAGTGGTGTATGAACTTACTGTTTCCTTTATTGTATCTATTTGCAGGTGTTCATGGATTTCTGAGTTCCGAATAAACCATGGCGCATTTATTAGAGTTCTGAGCACATTGTTTTGGAGTCTTTGCAGGATTTCTATGTTTGAGTTACTTGCGGAGCTCCAGAGTTCTATGCCATAGGTCCAGATCGGcttaataatacttttgtacaCAAGTAGTTTATTGGTCAAAGATAGCTGTGAGTTACGACCTATCAGCCACAGTAGGCCTTTAAATTTCATATTCGCTTCACTCTTTTTTGCTTTGATGTGCTTGGCCCATGTGAGTCGCTTGTCCAGGTGCATACCAAGATATTTTACACAGTCGCTTTTTGGCAGCACTTCACCTCCTAAGTGCACTGGCGAGCATTCTTTTCGTCTCCAGGTGAAAGTTATGTGTATCGATTTTGTGCTACTGGATTTAATTCTCCATTTGTTCagccatttatttattttgttaagttGAACTTGGAGTTTTTCAGATGCCTTCTCTGGATTGCTATCACTAGCAAGGCATGCCGTATCGTCTGCAAAGGTAGCTGTTTCCACTTCTTCAGTCTGAGGGAGATCTGCTGTGTACAGTGTATATAGCATTGGTCCTACCACTGAGCCCTGGGATACTGACGCTTTGATGTCATATAGTTCAGATGTCTCTTCTTCATTTTTTACTTGGAACTTTCTGTTGGTCAAGTACGATCTCATAATCATGTAATAAGAGTTGGGTAGCCGTGTTTTGAGCTTGTACAGCAATCCCTTGTGCCAGACTCTGTCAAAGGCTTGCTGGACGTCCAGGAATACTGCAGAACAGTACTGTTTCTTTTCAAGCGACTGTCTTATTTTGTGGACAACTCGGTGCACTTGCTCTACAGTGGAATGTCCTGTTCGAAATCCAAATTGGTGGTCGGGTACTAGTTGGCCTTTTTCAAGAATAGGTTGTAGTCTGCTGAGATATAGCTTTTCGAACACCTTTGACAGGATCGGGAGAAGACTGATGGTCTATATGAACTTAGTTCTGTTGGAGGTTTACCTGGTTTGGGTATCATAATTATCTGTGATACTTTTCAAAGCTCTGGAAAATATTGGATTCTGTATATTGCGTTAATTAGCATTGTTAAATACACAATTGCTTTTTTTGGCAGCCTTTTAAGTATTTCGGCAGTAAtgagtatttacaaattacagacaatttcattaactacatattccccgttttaatttttttttaattagatttaTATAGAATTTAAATAGGATTTTCGTTCGATCTCGGCAACgtgtcaaatgtatggtcaaggtcgtttgctcagggatGGTCTTAAGTTTTAACTTTCACTTAGGCCCACATGCACAGATCTAGGTCTAAGATAACGCTAGATCTAATTTTTTGTCAATGTAAAGAAGGAATGGAGAATTACTTTAACACAGATTTGTGCAAGGCAGATTTCAAAACTATATATTCAGGGGGCCTACTACAACCTATTAaagcagtattattttaatcttactttatgatttcgtaccatcacctcttaaaagtaagattactttacgattgttccgtcaagacgttttgtgacgtcagggggcctactacaacctcttatagcagtattattttaatcttactttaTGATTTCGTACCATCACCTCTTAAAAGTAAGATTACTTTATGATTGTTCCGTCAAGACGTTTTGTGACGTCATGTCCCGATTCATTCGCTCTCAGCGTACCATGAGCTCCATtttgacaccgtttgacagatgagcaagattactttaacgtcaaactagcgatcttaaatccgctatgaaatatcaacttttttaagattgttttgcattttttactgttttttagtaaaattatatttgaaaattgagtacggtaCGACTTTAAATTACGCATATTATGCATTAACAAGAAAAGtcttaatttatttgtatttaaagttaaccaTGTACATAAAAAAACGGCTTTTGCTTTGAGATAACcaaagaattaaatatttacgtaccttctatttaccttataatagaaaatatcgaaacagtcttcaaagtcgcgcaactcacacaccacttaaaacttttttgttttagcgtacCACAACAACACTTCACGTCTTAATTGGGTTTCAGCATTGTTTTTCAACAATTTcactatttgatttaattcttattgttaacaatttagcgctgaatcggtttaatttattgaaatatttgagtttagtaccattcaaattctctacagtcactaataagttttttctacatttgtttagactaattagacacttcatttgtttatactatcgtgtgagagtgacaaaacgctttatagctgctatctcgcttccacccatgacaattcatttgtttacacaatcgtgtgagaggAACAAAGCGCTTCATAGCTGcttatctcgcttccacccattgataaatgtaaacaaataatttgatatcgttcgttctttcccatcacttagcaggaataaaacaagattgttttcatacactttaaaaagttcatggtacgaatcaaagtaaggttattgtaatcttacaacaaagtgttctggaaacatgatagttttaggaaaggtcgtggtaggccgcCTGGTCCCGATTCATTCGCTCTCAGCGTACCATGAGCTCCATtttgacaccgtttgacagatgagcaagattactttaacgtcaaactagcgatcttaaatccgctgtgaaatatcaactttttttaagattgttttgcattttttactgttttttagtaaaattatatttgaaaattgagtacggtacgactttaaattacgcatattatgtattaacaacaaaattcttaactttatttgtatttaaagttaaccatgtacataaaaaacggcgtttgttttgagataaccaatgtattaaatatttactaaacataccttctatttaccttataatagaaaatatcgaaacagtcttcaaaatcgcgcaactcacacaccacttaaaacttttttgttttagcgtacCACACCAACACTTCACGTCTTATTTGGGTTTCAGCATTggtttttcaacaatttcactatttgatttaattcttattgttaacaatttagcgctgaatcggtttaatttattgaaatattttggtttagtaccattcaaattctctacagtcactaataagttttttctacatatgtttagactaattagacacttcatttgtttacacaattGTGTGACAGTGATAAAAGCTTTATAGCTGCTATCTCGCATCCAcccatgacaattcatttgtttataCAATCGTGTGAGAGAGACAAAGCGCTTTGTAGctgctatctcgcttccacccattgataaatgtaaacaaataatttgatatccttcgttctttcccatcacttagcaggaataaaacaagattgttttcatacactttaaaaagttcatggtacgaatcaaaggttattgtaatcttacaacaaagtgttctggaaacatgatagttttaggaaaggttgtGGTAGGCCGCCAGGTAGTATGAACTCATAACTTCCACCTTCAACCTGTatcataaaaactataatttaccTTCAGGGTCACTCCAAAGTAAATCACACATTGGCCCATCATGTGGTACCTCCTGTTTTCGGTCTATTGTGCGAATCTGGTCCAGTGTTTGTATGGAAGGACTCAGTCCACCATGTACACAAAATATTCGGCCATCAATAATAGCTGACAATGATAAATAATCAAATATCTCTGTGCAGTAcctttaatg comes from the Aricia agestis chromosome 6, ilAriAges1.1, whole genome shotgun sequence genome and includes:
- the LOC121727743 gene encoding serine/threonine-protein phosphatase 4 catalytic subunit → MSETSDLDRQIEQLKRCEIIKESEVKALCAKAREILVEESNVQRVDSPVTVCGDIHGQFYDLKELFKVGGDVPETNYLFMGDFVDRGFYSVETFLLLLALKVRYPDRITLIRGNHESRQITQVYGFYDECLRKYGSVTVWRYCTEIFDYLSLSAIIDGRIFCVHGGLSPSIQTLDQIRTIDRKQEVPHDGPMCDLLWSDPEDTQGWGVSPRGAGYLFGSDVVAQFNVSNDIDMICRAHQLVMEGYKWHFNETVLTVWSAPNYCYRCGNVAAILELNENLQREFTIFEAAPQESRGVPSKKPQADYFL